In a genomic window of Sulfurimonas denitrificans DSM 1251:
- a CDS encoding flagellar basal body P-ring protein FlgI, protein MKKILFLFTASLLLHVTLQAAKISDVASIVGVRDNHLIGYSLVVGLQKTGDGTTSKFTLQSIANMLKAMNIDMKPIDIKSKNVAAVVVTAELAPFARQGDKINITVSSIGDAKSLEGGTLLMTPLKGVDGKIYALAQGAVSIGGRNGKGAGDSHPTAGLIYDGGLVEREIAIDLYNQDYVTLSLKDANFQNSVSIQKTLNGYYSTEVAVAMDSRTVKLKKPSNKTMIEFLAEVQEINMDYNVQDRIVINERTGTIISGVGIHIKPIIMTHGDITIKITEQENPDKPAGSMVVDENMVIGLNENELYTKEGTTTVANLVRSLQKLGATPKDIISILEAMKSAGSISAELKLI, encoded by the coding sequence ATGAAAAAAATTCTATTTTTATTTACAGCTTCTTTACTTCTACATGTAACACTTCAAGCTGCTAAGATTAGCGATGTAGCTAGTATTGTTGGTGTAAGAGATAATCATCTTATAGGTTACTCTTTAGTTGTTGGTCTTCAAAAAACTGGAGATGGAACAACTTCAAAATTTACACTTCAATCAATCGCTAACATGTTAAAAGCTATGAATATTGATATGAAGCCTATTGATATAAAATCAAAAAACGTTGCAGCAGTTGTTGTAACAGCAGAGTTGGCGCCATTTGCAAGACAAGGCGATAAGATAAATATCACAGTCTCTTCAATTGGTGATGCGAAATCACTTGAGGGTGGAACACTTCTCATGACTCCACTCAAAGGGGTAGATGGTAAAATCTACGCACTTGCTCAAGGGGCGGTTAGTATAGGCGGAAGAAACGGCAAGGGTGCTGGAGATTCTCACCCTACCGCAGGGCTTATATATGATGGCGGATTGGTTGAGAGAGAGATAGCTATCGACCTTTACAATCAAGATTATGTAACACTCTCCCTAAAAGATGCAAATTTCCAAAATAGTGTATCAATTCAAAAAACATTAAATGGCTACTACTCGACAGAGGTTGCGGTGGCAATGGACTCTAGAACTGTTAAGTTAAAAAAACCATCAAACAAAACTATGATAGAGTTTTTAGCTGAAGTTCAAGAGATTAACATGGATTATAATGTTCAAGATAGGATAGTTATTAATGAGAGGACAGGGACGATTATTTCAGGCGTTGGAATCCATATTAAGCCTATTATTATGACACATGGTGATATAACTATAAAAATCACAGAGCAAGAGAATCCAGACAAACCAGCTGGTTCAATGGTTGTAGATGAAAATATGGTTATAGGACTTAATGAAAATGAGCTATATACAAAAGAGGGAACAACAACAGTTGCAAATCTTGTTCGCTCACTTCAAAAGCTCGGAGCAACACCAAAAGATATCATATCCATTTTAGAAGCGATGAAGAGTGCTGGCAGTATCTCTGCTGAATTGAAGTTGATATAA
- the rsmD gene encoding 16S rRNA (guanine(966)-N(2))-methyltransferase RsmD, translated as MKSNLIIKKIVAGKFKNKTIKLPSKTTTRSSKAIVLESFFNTIQFEIIDATFVELFSGSGSVGLEALSRGAAKIIFMEKNSEALKILRENIAQTDPSLCEVYGGDTFSNISTVIKNLEKKNHKAYFYIDPPFSTRDGMEEIYNKTLSLIATLPKECVKLIIIEHMSTLIIPDEIGTFRVKKVKKFGNTTLSYMQSQ; from the coding sequence ATGAAAAGTAATCTTATAATAAAAAAGATAGTGGCTGGCAAATTTAAAAATAAAACTATAAAACTTCCCTCAAAAACAACAACTAGAAGCTCAAAAGCGATAGTTTTAGAGTCTTTTTTTAATACAATCCAATTTGAAATCATAGATGCAACTTTTGTAGAACTGTTCTCAGGAAGTGGCTCGGTTGGGCTTGAAGCGCTAAGTCGTGGAGCAGCCAAAATAATATTTATGGAAAAAAACAGTGAAGCTCTTAAGATTTTAAGAGAAAACATAGCTCAAACTGATCCCTCTTTATGCGAAGTTTATGGAGGAGATACATTCTCAAATATCTCAACAGTCATAAAAAACTTAGAGAAAAAAAACCATAAAGCATATTTCTATATAGATCCGCCCTTTAGCACAAGAGATGGTATGGAAGAGATTTATAATAAAACGCTCTCTCTTATAGCAACATTGCCAAAAGAGTGCGTAAAACTAATCATTATAGAGCACATGAGCACACTGATAATTCCAGATGAAATAGGAACTTTTAGAGTAAAAAAAGTCAAAAAATTTGGAAATACAACTCTCTCTTACATGCAAAGCCAATAA
- a CDS encoding flagellar biosynthesis anti-sigma factor FlgM: MISQLNSAGVRTAYANSFGEAKEASQKGTLSVSKQGDTSKVEQIKDAIASGEYKINLQTLSQKIAQELL, from the coding sequence ATGATTTCACAACTAAATAGTGCGGGTGTTCGCACTGCTTATGCCAACAGTTTTGGTGAAGCTAAAGAGGCTTCACAAAAAGGTACTCTTAGTGTTTCAAAACAAGGAGACACTAGTAAAGTAGAGCAGATAAAAGATGCTATTGCTTCTGGTGAATACAAAATAAATTTACAAACTCTCTCACAAAAGATTGCCCAAGAGTTGTTGTAA
- a CDS encoding anthranilate synthase component II, with protein MILMIDNYDSFTYNIVQYCRELGADLKIIRNDEMSVKEIEALGPQKIIISPGPATPNDAGVTLEVIEHFKDKVPILGICLGHQSIAQVFGAKVVRAKNMMHGKTSLMKRSGDCAIFKDIPQEFIATRYHSLIVDKNFIPDIIEPTAYSQDDNEIMALKIKDKDIYGVQFHPESIMSEYGHEIIGNFLKL; from the coding sequence ATGATTTTAATGATTGATAATTATGATAGTTTTACGTACAACATTGTTCAGTATTGTAGAGAGTTAGGTGCTGATTTGAAGATAATAAGAAATGACGAGATGAGTGTTAAAGAGATAGAAGCGCTGGGTCCTCAAAAGATTATAATCTCCCCGGGCCCTGCAACTCCTAATGATGCTGGAGTTACTTTAGAAGTTATAGAGCATTTTAAAGACAAGGTGCCAATTTTAGGGATTTGTTTGGGGCATCAAAGTATTGCACAGGTTTTTGGAGCAAAAGTTGTGCGTGCTAAAAATATGATGCATGGCAAAACCTCTCTTATGAAAAGAAGTGGGGATTGTGCAATATTTAAAGATATTCCACAAGAGTTCATAGCAACAAGATATCACTCTTTGATAGTAGATAAAAATTTTATCCCAGATATCATTGAACCAACTGCGTATAGTCAGGATGATAATGAAATAATGGCTCTAAAGATAAAAGATAAAGATATTTACGGAGTTCAATTCCATCCAGAATCTATTATGAGCGAATATGGACATGAAATAATAGGAAACTTTTTAAAACTATGA
- the flgK gene encoding flagellar hook-associated protein FlgK: MGTSIFNSLSIGYSGLSAAQAGVSTTSHNITNAESEGYTRQRVVTAAATPVNMAPGNVGNGTQIMDIARIFDNFVYDRYTGISAEKEYSDFTKQTLETLSTYFPEIDGVGIKSDLQDYYNMWQTFADNPDNDAIKLSLAKQTEALSNGIISTQNKIYDLQSTLNTQLKVNVDEVNLLAKELSKINISIEVAEAGDTFTANDLRDKRNSIELSLAKLIGADSISGQINSNIIINSASNEKNGSYTLSVNGFNIVDGGTYHPIHISSDKNSNGFYELSYERQDGVLIAMDEKIPGGRIGAILDLRGDKIEGNSSGTPSNGTLQKVLDELNAFATTLIESTNNLYASSATKSMSSKNISINPTLPILDSNLNIRAGAFDIVIYDIDGNESARRVININNLTTMNGVAGSNSIQGQIIDQKDDNADANANNDIDDFMQFHWATYQGGGNALELVMDSSYGAKGYTFSIEDNLKTNQFDSGSNFAGALGLSRFFDGDSAKDIGLNSALRDNPTNIKAGKTSSSGDNTLALNMIQQQFENYSFEVGKLKYESTIYGMFDVVATEVGIRTKEAILNNQTITAQFNATELEYSSISKVSIDEELTNLIKYQTSYGAASKIITTIDQMMQTLLGIKQ; this comes from the coding sequence ATGGGAACTTCTATATTTAACTCACTGAGCATTGGCTATAGCGGATTGAGCGCTGCTCAAGCAGGTGTTAGTACAACAAGTCATAATATAACCAATGCAGAGAGTGAAGGTTATACAAGACAAAGAGTAGTAACTGCCGCTGCTACACCAGTAAATATGGCTCCTGGAAACGTGGGAAATGGCACACAAATTATGGATATTGCCAGAATATTTGATAATTTTGTATATGATAGATATACAGGAATATCTGCAGAGAAAGAGTACTCAGATTTTACAAAACAGACCCTAGAGACACTCTCAACATACTTTCCAGAGATTGATGGTGTTGGTATAAAATCAGACTTGCAAGATTACTATAACATGTGGCAGACATTTGCGGATAATCCTGATAATGATGCCATAAAGTTATCTTTAGCAAAGCAGACAGAAGCGCTCTCAAATGGTATTATTTCAACTCAAAATAAAATTTATGATCTTCAATCAACTCTAAACACACAACTTAAGGTGAACGTAGATGAGGTGAATCTTCTAGCAAAAGAGTTATCCAAGATAAATATCTCAATAGAAGTTGCTGAAGCTGGAGATACGTTTACGGCGAATGATTTAAGAGATAAAAGAAATTCAATAGAGCTAAGCCTTGCTAAACTTATAGGAGCAGATTCTATAAGTGGACAGATAAATTCAAATATTATAATAAATAGTGCATCTAATGAAAAAAATGGAAGTTACACTTTAAGTGTAAATGGATTTAATATAGTAGATGGCGGAACTTACCATCCAATTCATATATCAAGTGATAAAAATTCAAATGGTTTTTATGAACTCTCATACGAGAGACAAGATGGTGTTTTAATTGCTATGGATGAAAAAATTCCAGGTGGTAGAATAGGTGCTATACTTGATCTCAGAGGTGACAAGATTGAAGGAAATTCCTCTGGAACTCCATCAAATGGAACTTTACAAAAAGTTTTAGATGAACTTAATGCTTTTGCTACAACGCTTATTGAATCTACAAACAATCTTTATGCATCAAGTGCTACAAAGAGTATGAGTTCAAAGAATATAAGTATAAATCCAACACTCCCCATATTGGACTCTAACTTAAATATAAGAGCAGGCGCTTTTGATATTGTTATTTATGATATTGATGGAAATGAGAGTGCAAGAAGAGTAATAAACATTAACAATCTTACGACAATGAATGGAGTAGCAGGTTCAAACTCGATACAAGGGCAGATAATAGATCAAAAAGATGATAATGCAGACGCAAATGCTAACAATGATATAGATGATTTTATGCAGTTTCATTGGGCAACGTATCAAGGTGGAGGAAACGCACTAGAACTTGTTATGGATTCTAGCTATGGTGCAAAAGGTTATACTTTTTCAATAGAGGATAATCTTAAAACAAATCAGTTTGATTCTGGCTCTAATTTTGCAGGGGCTCTTGGACTTAGTAGATTTTTTGATGGAGATAGTGCTAAAGATATAGGTTTAAACAGTGCCCTAAGAGATAACCCAACAAATATAAAAGCAGGTAAAACATCATCATCTGGGGATAATACACTTGCTTTAAATATGATTCAACAACAATTTGAGAACTACTCTTTTGAGGTTGGAAAATTGAAATATGAGTCAACTATTTACGGAATGTTCGATGTTGTTGCGACTGAAGTTGGCATAAGAACAAAAGAAGCTATTTTAAATAACCAAACGATTACAGCACAATTTAATGCAACTGAGTTAGAGTACTCTTCTATTTCGAAAGTGAGCATAGATGAGGAGTTGACAAACCTTATAAAGTATCAAACTTCATACGGCGCTGCCTCAAAAATAATAACAACAATAGATCAGATGATGCAAACTCTTCTTGGAATTAAGCAGTAA
- a CDS encoding rod-binding protein has protein sequence MKGVNSIDLQAAFVSQQHQIPKIDPKAENKELRAQTDAFESVILKMMMDNAMQDEKNIFSEENDPGDKIYKSMYREELAKASAGGFGFSQMLYDFLSQKQ, from the coding sequence ATGAAAGGTGTAAACTCAATAGATTTACAAGCAGCATTTGTATCGCAACAGCATCAGATTCCAAAGATAGATCCAAAAGCTGAGAACAAAGAGCTAAGAGCACAAACAGATGCTTTTGAATCTGTAATATTGAAGATGATGATGGATAATGCAATGCAAGATGAAAAAAATATCTTCTCAGAAGAGAATGACCCAGGTGATAAAATATACAAATCTATGTATAGAGAAGAGTTGGCCAAAGCGAGTGCTGGTGGATTTGGATTTTCTCAGATGTTGTATGATTTTTTAAGTCAGAAGCAGTAG
- a CDS encoding ABC transporter permease, with protein MPKFSIFILLSVFVFSFFGSVIYAIDAYTLDSQAILIPPSFEHILGTDRLGRDILARLIEGGKTSLIIGVGSAFIASLIGLLLGSMAGYFRGGFDKGFIILVDLFLTFPTFFLLLALVSYVNASSWVLIVIISITGWMTTARLIRSESFKITSQPYIKILNIAKVGRLKILFKYYAPLLAPIYFVSFTFGVGGAILAESGLSFLGLGIVAPQMSWGTILSSGKDVVEIAWWVSFFPGLMIFLVTFSLINISNYLQQLTNKKEIK; from the coding sequence ATGCCAAAATTCAGTATTTTTATACTTTTATCTGTTTTTGTGTTCTCATTTTTTGGTTCTGTTATATATGCAATAGATGCTTATACACTTGATAGCCAAGCTATCTTAATCCCTCCGTCTTTTGAGCACATATTAGGCACGGATAGGTTGGGTAGAGATATTTTAGCAAGATTAATTGAGGGTGGAAAAACATCTTTGATTATAGGAGTTGGAAGTGCTTTTATAGCCTCATTGATAGGGCTTTTGCTTGGCTCTATGGCTGGGTATTTTAGAGGTGGTTTTGATAAAGGTTTTATAATTTTGGTTGATCTATTTTTGACTTTTCCTACATTTTTTCTTCTCTTGGCACTTGTAAGTTATGTAAACGCATCTTCATGGGTTTTGATTGTTATTATCTCTATTACGGGTTGGATGACAACAGCTAGGCTTATCCGCTCAGAGAGTTTTAAGATAACATCACAACCTTATATAAAGATATTAAATATCGCAAAAGTTGGAAGATTAAAAATACTTTTTAAATATTATGCACCGCTTCTAGCTCCTATCTATTTTGTCAGTTTTACTTTTGGTGTAGGCGGGGCTATACTAGCAGAGTCTGGACTTAGTTTTTTGGGACTTGGTATTGTAGCGCCTCAAATGAGCTGGGGAACAATTCTTAGTAGTGGAAAAGATGTTGTTGAGATAGCATGGTGGGTTAGTTTTTTCCCAGGTCTTATGATATTTTTAGTAACATTTTCTTTAATAAATATCTCAAATTATCTACAACAGCTAACAAATAAAAAAGAGATAAAGTAG